The following is a genomic window from Chryseobacterium sp. StRB126.
TCAGCAGGATATGCCAACAATACGGCACAGCATGACAGTACGAGACAGGCAGTTGCCAAATCCCAGGAAATTACAGAACGTGCTATGGAACGTGTTCTTACAAAAGTAAATAAAGAGCGTGTTCAAAAAATCATCAAAGAATTTACAGAAACCAACGTTCATGAATTTGACAACAGAGGAAGCAAAACAGGAACTGTCCCTCCTCAGCACATTACCGGAGTATACAGATGGGTAGATAAAAAGATGAAGAACCAGATTTACAATTATGGAAAACGTACCATGTTTGAATTTATGGTTCCTGAACCTGCAAGATTACACACATTAGCAGCCAATACTTCAAGAGCAAACACTTTGGTTCCACCAATAGATCCAAGAGCTTCGAAAGATGAATGGGAAATGCTTACCCCTCAGAAAGCAACAAAACTGCAGATCGAATTCTGGGCAAACTACTATAATGTTAAACTTACAGAGCAGCCTAAATCTCCAATTAACCTTGTTTTAGGAAAAGTGTGGGAAAAAGTTGACGGAAATGAAGAATACAGACACAGACAGATTGACATCCCTGATAATTACGAAGCCAGTGCAGTAAAAATGTTCTATGGATTCGAAAGAAATAGTAGAGGGGCAAATGTTCTGCACGTAAGTAACTTTGCCGGTACTATGATCGCTTTACCAAACGATACCGGTGGACCTTCAATTGACAGGACAGCTTATTTTACGCCACAGAATGTTACAGGTTCATATGATTTCGTGTACAAATGTCAAAATATTGACTCCGTAAATATTGCATTTGAAATCACATGTAAACTTTCAGCAGCTTATCTGCAGTCATGGTTCCTTGAAAATTTCAAAGCAATTATCAAAGCTTATGACGAGGCTTATGCCATCTTCCTTGAGAAACAGAAAGAATTTGAAGACAAAGCGAAAGAAGAGGAAGAAAAGAACAGAGAAAAACTTAATTCCAATAATTTCTACCGTGATATGGAATCTGTTATTCTGAAGCACAACTGTATCGCTTATCTGTTACAGGATTATGGAGCATTGGGAGTAAACTTTACGAACGGAGCCAAAAGAATGCAGGATTTCAGTATTGTTCTGAGTGAAGATCTTGAACAATATACAGCTTTGGCCAAATTTATGGAACAGGCTTTTGAATGGAGCATCATGGATTATACATTCTATCCATATTACTGGGGAAATAGAGCAAAATGGCAGGAAATGTATTTATCGCAAAGTACAGATTCATTGTTCAGAAGCTTCCTTCAGGCAGGTATGGCAAGAGTGGTTGTTACCGTAAAACCTGGCTTTGAAGATGCTGTACAGTTCTTTATGTCTACAGGAAAAATCTGGAATGGCGGAGAAGTTCCGGTAATCGGAGATCCACTATACATGTCTATTGTAGATGAATTGAGACAACCTACAGGAGTTGCACAGGGTAAATACTGGATTACCAGAATACCTACTACTTTAACCATTCTACAGGCTGAATCTGTAGGATTAAAAGTAAGTCCGGATCAACCTTTACCAATATTCCGTGAAGATCAACCTGAAAACTGTGAAAATCCTAAAGAGCTTGAATCCACAACTTCTTTCTCTTTAGATAATGTTACACTTAAAGGAGCAGACGAAAAAACAACAACATTACCTACAACCATCGTTGGATAGTAATAACCTTACATGGCGGTGTGAAATATCACCGCTATTTTTTTCAAAATTTTAACCCAAAAATGAAAAATGGAAAAAATAGACATCAAAAAACCGGCAAGAATTGGAGTTACTAATATTAATGAAACTGAGGTAAAAGCAATCCTTCAGGAAACTGAAAAAGTAAAATTGCGGATTGGGGTATTTTTTGATGGCACTGGAAATAATAGATTTAATTCTGATAGTGTTTATTACAATAAAAAATACAGTACTCTTCCCCTTGAAGAAGACAAGATTGCCAAGATTAAAAACCTTAAGAGTTTTGTAATTGAATCTGGAAGCAGCTATTGGAACTCTTATTCTAATATAGCGTTACTTCACGATTTGTATGAAGAGAAACTCACAAGAAATAACAAACAGAATGTTGAATATCAAGCTCTTCAATTGAAATTTTATATTGAGGGAATAGGCACTCTACAAGATAAAGAAGATGATATGCTAGGTTCAGGAATGGGAGAAGGCAACAGAGGAGTTATCTTAAGAGTTCAGCAAGCATGTGAACAAATTGCAGACAGAATAGAAATAGTATTAAAGGACATACAAGATAAAAACACTAAAAAACCTTTGGAAATTATTTCTATACAATTTGATGTATTTGGATTTAGCCGAGGAGCTGCTGCTGCCAGACATTTCAGTAATGAAGTTTTAAAGTCCGGAATAGACAAAAGCCAGCAAAAGAAAGTTACAACCCCTGTTAACATAAAAAGACCTGTCATACAAAAGAATGAGAGTACGAAAGATACTCATCCAACAATTAAACAGTATAAAGCTGAAGGAACTAAAAAGTTAGCAGATAATACAAAAGTTGTACGCCAAATCAATGCCCCTGTCCGGAATGTTTTTACTGGAGGTGCTTTAGGAAAACTTCTACAGAAAAAAAACATTAAATATCCAAAATATTATGTAAGTATAGAGTTTTTAGGGATATTTGACACAGTAATCTCACAGATGTTAGAGAAAAAGGGAATTATAGATGGGGCAAGAAACCCCATTGTTCAAGCATTACTCGCTCCATTCAGTCCAGTATTACCCATTGCAGCAAAAGAAATCGCTTTGATTCAAAAAGTAAATCCAGATCTTTCTAACCCGAATATTAAGAAAATATTACATCTCAAAGCTCAAACTGAATGGCGGGATAACTTCCCTGTTACTCCTATAGGAGAATTTAATGGCATATTTGCAAGAGAAATTTCTGTACTTGGTGCCCATTCCGATGTGGGAGGAGCATACTGGCAAACCAAAGCAGAGATGAATACCTTACATTTTTTTGATTTGGGAGTCGATGCTGATCCTACAGAAAAACAAAGAATTGAGCAACAAAAAGAGCTATTACGTAATTGGTATATTTCTCAAAAACTTTGCAAGAACAATCAATACGAAATAAAATGGGAAGTTTTTCATCATGTATTATCTTTTGAAGGATATATTGGTGAACATCCATCTACGCAAAAAAAAGAATTATTGGAAGAGAGTTTCATGGGAAATGATACCAAAAAAATTGTAGGAAATAGAACTTATGTATTACAAGGTTATCATCATAAACTTCTTTCAACACGCCCACTGAATAATAAACTGTCCTTGGTGTATATG
Proteins encoded in this region:
- a CDS encoding phospholipase effector Tle1 domain-containing protein, with amino-acid sequence MEKIDIKKPARIGVTNINETEVKAILQETEKVKLRIGVFFDGTGNNRFNSDSVYYNKKYSTLPLEEDKIAKIKNLKSFVIESGSSYWNSYSNIALLHDLYEEKLTRNNKQNVEYQALQLKFYIEGIGTLQDKEDDMLGSGMGEGNRGVILRVQQACEQIADRIEIVLKDIQDKNTKKPLEIISIQFDVFGFSRGAAAARHFSNEVLKSGIDKSQQKKVTTPVNIKRPVIQKNESTKDTHPTIKQYKAEGTKKLADNTKVVRQINAPVRNVFTGGALGKLLQKKNIKYPKYYVSIEFLGIFDTVISQMLEKKGIIDGARNPIVQALLAPFSPVLPIAAKEIALIQKVNPDLSNPNIKKILHLKAQTEWRDNFPVTPIGEFNGIFAREISVLGAHSDVGGAYWQTKAEMNTLHFFDLGVDADPTEKQRIEQQKELLRNWYISQKLCKNNQYEIKWEVFHHVLSFEGYIGEHPSTQKKELLEESFMGNDTKKIVGNRTYVLQGYHHKLLSTRPLNNKLSLVYMNVMKYIASQYANVPFLEPNSISLVPPPPHPKEYQLPEGDKKENDLENYQKLLIKVAEHGWTDKNGKIITYPDLIDKNNLYTISSGMYEYIMGNFVHLSANFNTPLADMLDHYNLAYANVPHFTDEKEFKTPPYQRESYTPILDRYDIS